In one Arthrobacter jinronghuae genomic region, the following are encoded:
- a CDS encoding phosphatidate cytidylyltransferase produces the protein MSAADPGQVGGRAARGRRTAEKPVKVSRAGRNLPAAIAVGVILLGSLLSGLLFFPFAIVIIAVGFAAVGVWEVNRALEVRGMKVPQVPVLVGSVALPFAAFFGGTEALAFAMVATAVAILLWRSIDTAAEAIQSILAGIFVVLWVPFLLSFALLLLREPDGQVRVAVLLLLVVSNDTFGYLVGAFFGKHPMAPKISPKKSWEGFAGSAVGAAIVGVGAAVLFLDQPWWFGVVLAVATVAAATAGDFSESMVKRELGVKDMSNLLPGHGGVMDRLDSVVFASPVVFLLSVLLSTAS, from the coding sequence ATGAGCGCAGCTGATCCAGGACAGGTCGGCGGACGCGCCGCCCGGGGCCGGCGCACTGCCGAGAAACCCGTAAAGGTCTCGCGTGCGGGACGTAACCTGCCTGCTGCCATCGCTGTCGGAGTGATCCTGCTCGGCTCACTGCTTAGCGGGCTGCTCTTTTTCCCGTTCGCCATCGTGATCATTGCAGTCGGTTTCGCTGCTGTCGGTGTCTGGGAAGTCAACCGTGCACTCGAAGTGCGCGGCATGAAAGTTCCGCAGGTGCCGGTGCTGGTCGGTTCCGTTGCGCTGCCGTTCGCGGCGTTCTTCGGCGGCACGGAAGCATTGGCGTTCGCGATGGTCGCCACGGCGGTGGCCATCCTCCTGTGGCGGAGCATCGACACCGCTGCCGAAGCGATCCAGAGCATTCTCGCGGGAATCTTCGTGGTTCTCTGGGTGCCGTTCCTGTTGAGCTTTGCGCTCTTGCTGCTGCGCGAGCCCGACGGGCAGGTCCGCGTTGCCGTGCTGCTCCTGCTCGTGGTCTCCAACGACACCTTCGGCTACCTCGTAGGTGCCTTCTTCGGCAAGCACCCGATGGCGCCCAAGATCAGCCCGAAGAAGTCGTGGGAAGGCTTTGCCGGCTCTGCCGTCGGCGCGGCCATCGTGGGCGTCGGCGCCGCAGTCCTGTTCCTGGACCAGCCCTGGTGGTTCGGCGTGGTGCTCGCTGTGGCGACAGTTGCCGCGGCCACCGCGGGCGACTTCTCCGAGTCGATGGTCAAGCGGGAACTCGGTGTGAAGGATATGTCCAACCTCCTGCCGGGACACGGCGGAGTAATGGACCGGCTGGACTCCGTGGTCTTCGCCTCCCCGGTGGTGTTCCTGCTGTCGGTGCTGCTCTCGACGGCTTCCTAG
- a CDS encoding DivIVA domain-containing protein: MDDVRQASAPFERVGRRDYGYNIRQVDEFLTKARNYYNSDSTSANPVTSADVRSMAFDPAKGGYEPQAVDAALDRLEDVFAQRERDRLIADRGEEAWLLQIGRMSAVLRARLHRKPGERFRRPGKKRVTSYNVEDVDALCNELLGYFEHDRPLSVDVVRRAVFREAKGEQGYEESQVDAFLDRVVELMASID; this comes from the coding sequence ATGGACGATGTGCGGCAGGCCAGTGCCCCTTTCGAACGCGTGGGACGACGGGACTACGGCTACAACATCCGCCAGGTCGATGAGTTCCTGACCAAGGCCAGGAACTACTACAACTCGGATTCCACCTCGGCTAATCCGGTGACCAGTGCGGACGTCCGGTCCATGGCCTTCGACCCGGCGAAGGGCGGTTACGAACCGCAGGCGGTGGACGCCGCACTGGACCGGCTGGAGGACGTTTTCGCCCAGCGGGAACGGGACCGCCTGATCGCCGACCGCGGCGAAGAAGCCTGGCTGCTGCAGATCGGGCGGATGTCCGCGGTCCTGAGGGCACGCCTGCACCGCAAGCCGGGGGAGCGGTTCCGCCGTCCCGGCAAGAAACGCGTCACCAGCTACAACGTCGAGGACGTTGACGCGCTGTGCAACGAACTGCTCGGATACTTCGAACATGACCGGCCCCTCAGCGTGGACGTGGTGCGCCGCGCCGTCTTCCGTGAGGCCAAGGGCGAGCAGGGCTACGAGGAAAGCCAGGTGGATGCCTTCCTCGACCGCGTGGTCGAACTGATGGCGTCCATAGACTAG
- a CDS encoding sodium/solute symporter codes for MSPGIGYTALALVSAATLLIGFYGLRVSRTTSDFYVASRTVKPWWNASAIGGEYLSAASFLGVAGLIVASGVDALWFPIGYTGGYLMLLLFVAAPLRRSGAYTVPDFASARLESLPMRRLTSLLVIAIGWLYIVPQLHGAALTMRITTGLPAWLGCLVVTGVVCLSVVTGGMRSITFVQAFQYWLKLVAIAVPVLFILFRLAGDGPPGDGGTQLLAEALNPETHAPLYRNISLSIALLCGTLGLPHVLVRFYTNPDGPSARRTTLIVLGLLSLFYIFPITYGVLGRIYAPDLAGGGAADSMVLLLPGRVFDGVSGDLLAALVTAGAFAAFLSTSSGLTVSLAGVISQEFFRGSVSGFRVSAVLAAVVPLAVALLTESSALAGSIGMVFAFTASTLCPLLVLGIWWRRLTAAGAGAGMLTGGLLCGGAMAAAAILPRAGAGVPAWIEQPAAWTVPAAFAVMVVVSRLTAGSAPHGAAKFMAQLHTPEPLDRPRPGTGTGAR; via the coding sequence ATGAGCCCGGGCATCGGCTACACGGCACTGGCATTGGTGTCCGCAGCGACTCTGCTGATCGGTTTCTACGGGCTGCGGGTCTCGCGGACCACGAGTGACTTCTATGTGGCCTCCCGGACGGTGAAACCCTGGTGGAATGCCTCGGCGATTGGAGGCGAATACCTCTCCGCGGCGAGTTTCCTGGGCGTGGCCGGACTGATTGTCGCATCCGGCGTGGACGCGCTCTGGTTCCCCATCGGCTATACCGGCGGCTACCTGATGCTCCTGCTCTTCGTGGCGGCTCCGCTGCGCCGGTCCGGTGCCTACACCGTTCCGGACTTCGCCTCCGCCCGGTTGGAATCCCTTCCGATGCGGCGCCTGACCAGCCTGTTGGTGATCGCCATCGGCTGGCTCTACATCGTCCCGCAGCTGCACGGCGCTGCCCTCACCATGCGCATCACCACCGGGCTGCCTGCATGGCTCGGCTGCCTGGTGGTGACCGGCGTCGTCTGCCTGAGCGTGGTAACCGGAGGGATGCGTTCCATCACCTTTGTCCAGGCTTTCCAGTACTGGCTGAAGCTGGTGGCGATAGCCGTACCGGTGCTGTTTATCCTCTTCCGCCTCGCGGGTGACGGCCCGCCCGGCGACGGCGGCACCCAGCTCCTGGCGGAGGCACTGAATCCGGAGACCCACGCCCCGCTGTACCGCAACATTTCGCTGAGCATCGCGCTGCTCTGCGGCACGCTGGGCCTGCCGCACGTGCTGGTCCGCTTCTATACCAACCCCGACGGACCTTCGGCCCGGCGGACCACGCTGATTGTCCTGGGCCTGCTGTCCCTGTTCTACATCTTTCCGATCACTTACGGGGTGCTGGGCAGGATCTATGCTCCGGACCTGGCGGGCGGCGGAGCAGCAGACTCGATGGTGCTGCTACTTCCGGGCCGGGTGTTCGACGGCGTCTCCGGGGATCTCCTGGCGGCGCTGGTAACGGCCGGCGCCTTCGCGGCCTTCCTCTCCACCAGCAGCGGATTGACGGTCTCGCTGGCGGGCGTGATCAGCCAGGAATTCTTCCGCGGGAGTGTGTCCGGGTTCCGCGTCTCCGCGGTGCTGGCCGCCGTCGTACCGCTGGCCGTTGCCCTGCTCACCGAATCCTCCGCCCTGGCCGGGAGCATTGGAATGGTGTTCGCGTTCACCGCGTCCACGCTGTGTCCGCTGTTGGTGCTGGGAATCTGGTGGCGGCGGTTGACGGCCGCCGGAGCCGGAGCCGGGATGTTGACCGGCGGGCTGCTGTGCGGCGGGGCAATGGCCGCCGCGGCCATCCTGCCGCGGGCAGGTGCCGGCGTTCCCGCCTGGATTGAACAGCCCGCAGCCTGGACGGTTCCCGCAGCGTTTGCCGTGATGGTGGTCGTGTCCCGGCTGACCGCCGGATCAGCGCCGCACGGGGCGGCGAAGTTCATGGCGCAGCTGCACACGCCGGAACCTCTGGACCGGCCCCGTCCGGGAACCGGCACAGGGGCGCGCTAG
- a CDS encoding DUF485 domain-containing protein — translation MSGDAMPGSAPVPQRVRVTAPGTGAAPFPVSRELDEQSEVGELIIGSLIRSQLRLALVVGGGFLLILLSVPVLLAFLPVIAELSILGVPAPWILLGVGVYPLVIGCGLLYVLSAQRNETRYRDLVDGR, via the coding sequence ATGAGCGGGGACGCCATGCCCGGTTCGGCCCCGGTCCCCCAGCGGGTCCGGGTGACCGCTCCCGGCACGGGGGCAGCACCGTTCCCCGTCTCGCGCGAACTGGACGAACAGTCCGAGGTGGGCGAGTTGATCATCGGCTCGCTGATCCGCAGCCAGCTCCGGCTGGCGCTGGTGGTGGGCGGCGGATTCCTGCTGATCCTGCTCAGCGTGCCGGTGCTGCTGGCCTTTCTGCCGGTGATAGCCGAGCTGTCGATCCTCGGGGTGCCCGCGCCGTGGATCCTGCTCGGCGTCGGAGTCTACCCGCTGGTGATCGGCTGTGGACTGCTTTACGTGCTCAGTGCCCAGCGGAACGAAACCCGCTACCGCGACCTGGTGGACGGGCGGTAG
- a CDS encoding LytR/AlgR family response regulator transcription factor, translated as MRKPLRPLTVVVADDEAPAVEELAYLLGQDARIGTVYRASSGAQALQEIEARDVDAVFLDIHMPALSGLEIAKALSRRQRPPAVVFVTADEDQALRAFDLAALDYLLKPVRPERLSESVRRICELAADTETEDADVVTVVQGATTRIIPRGDIRYVQAQGDYARLHTAEASYLIRVPLADLEEQWAGAGFVRIHRSYLVSRNHIRQVRLSGGRASVQLGEVDLPVSRRHLPAVRNTLDAGRVRPTP; from the coding sequence ATGCGCAAACCCCTCCGGCCGCTCACCGTCGTAGTTGCCGACGACGAAGCCCCCGCCGTCGAGGAACTCGCCTATCTCCTGGGACAGGATGCCCGGATCGGTACGGTGTACCGGGCCTCCAGCGGCGCCCAGGCGCTGCAGGAGATCGAGGCCCGCGACGTCGACGCCGTCTTCCTCGACATCCATATGCCGGCTCTCTCCGGGCTGGAGATCGCCAAGGCCCTGAGCCGCAGGCAGCGCCCGCCCGCCGTCGTCTTCGTGACCGCGGACGAGGACCAGGCGCTGCGGGCCTTTGACCTTGCGGCCCTGGACTACCTGCTGAAGCCGGTGCGGCCGGAGCGCTTGTCCGAGTCGGTGCGCCGGATCTGCGAACTCGCAGCCGATACCGAGACGGAGGACGCCGACGTCGTCACCGTGGTCCAGGGCGCGACGACGAGGATCATCCCGCGCGGCGACATCCGCTATGTCCAGGCGCAGGGCGACTATGCCCGGCTGCATACGGCCGAGGCCAGCTACCTGATCCGGGTCCCCCTCGCGGATCTGGAAGAGCAGTGGGCAGGCGCCGGGTTTGTCCGCATCCACCGGTCCTATCTGGTGTCCCGGAACCATATCCGCCAGGTGCGGCTGAGCGGAGGTCGGGCAAGCGTGCAGCTGGGCGAGGTGGACCTTCCGGTCAGCCGCCGGCATCTGCCTGCCGTGCGCAACACGCTTGACGCCGGCCGGGTTCGGCCCACGCCATGA
- a CDS encoding sensor histidine kinase yields MLSPAVDIALVCAVAVLTIAAVGALGFRLSRSQRDLGSDAEQATYATLHTASLASAHLRAGLTPAGARKASRHLRDLLDCDTLVITDASAVLAWDGSVNDTPFRRQRLLSAAALVLESGRTRVFRGAALRALGLQDSGCELLVSPLPVNGQTVGTVAVFAPTVRAGLVRAANEVAAWLATQVELAELDASRAQLMEAEVRALRAQISPHFIYNSLNAIASYINTDPARARELVVEFADFTRYSFRRHGNFTTIAQELESVDRYLLLESARFGERLKVALQIAPEVLGTVIPFLSLQPLVENSVRHGLEAKDGQGRISIAAVDAGADAVITIEDNGVGMDPEYLRSVLAGHADGDHVGLRNVDVRLRQVYGDSHGLVIDTAPGAGTLITMRVPKSQPENRPTNA; encoded by the coding sequence ATGCTCAGTCCCGCCGTCGATATAGCCCTGGTCTGCGCCGTCGCCGTCCTGACCATCGCGGCCGTGGGCGCGCTTGGCTTCCGCCTCAGCCGCTCGCAGCGGGACCTCGGGTCCGACGCCGAGCAGGCCACCTACGCGACCCTGCATACGGCGTCGCTCGCCTCGGCTCATCTTCGTGCGGGCCTGACCCCGGCCGGGGCCCGCAAGGCCAGCCGGCACCTGCGCGACCTGCTGGACTGCGACACCCTGGTGATCACCGACGCCTCGGCGGTACTCGCATGGGACGGTTCCGTGAACGACACGCCGTTCCGGCGCCAGCGGCTGTTATCCGCCGCCGCACTGGTCCTGGAATCGGGCAGGACGCGGGTCTTCCGGGGTGCAGCACTGCGGGCCTTGGGCCTGCAGGACAGTGGCTGCGAACTGCTGGTCTCCCCGCTTCCGGTCAACGGCCAGACGGTGGGCACGGTGGCGGTGTTCGCCCCGACGGTCCGGGCCGGGCTGGTCCGGGCAGCCAATGAAGTGGCAGCCTGGCTCGCCACACAGGTGGAGCTGGCGGAACTGGATGCCTCACGGGCGCAGTTGATGGAGGCCGAAGTGCGGGCGCTTCGCGCGCAGATCAGTCCGCACTTCATCTACAACTCCCTGAACGCCATCGCTTCCTACATCAATACGGATCCGGCCCGCGCCCGGGAGCTGGTGGTCGAGTTCGCCGATTTCACCCGGTATTCCTTCCGCCGGCACGGCAACTTCACCACCATCGCCCAGGAACTGGAATCAGTGGACCGGTATCTGCTGCTCGAAAGTGCGCGCTTCGGGGAACGGCTCAAGGTGGCCCTGCAGATCGCCCCGGAAGTGCTGGGAACCGTCATCCCCTTCCTGTCCCTGCAGCCGCTGGTGGAGAACTCCGTCCGCCACGGCCTGGAAGCCAAGGACGGACAGGGGCGGATCAGCATTGCAGCCGTCGACGCCGGAGCGGACGCGGTGATCACCATCGAGGACAACGGGGTGGGAATGGACCCCGAGTACCTGCGCTCCGTGTTGGCCGGGCATGCGGACGGGGACCACGTGGGCCTGCGCAACGTCGATGTGCGGCTGCGGCAGGTGTACGGCGACAGCCACGGCCTCGTGATTGACACCGCTCCCGGCGCCGGCACCCTGATCACCATGCGTGTGCCCAAGTCGCAGCCGGAGAACCGCCCGACGAACGCGTAA
- a CDS encoding DUF485 domain-containing protein, protein MAEEQPVSHAAHPEQVDFREVQSSPEFQELRKRQRSFIFPMAVVFLVWYFAYVLLADYAHEFMSTPVIGNINVGLILGLLQFVSTFGITMAYVSYANRKMDPIAADLRRDLEAHGVSRPEETK, encoded by the coding sequence ATGGCTGAAGAGCAGCCGGTTTCACACGCTGCGCACCCGGAACAGGTGGATTTCCGGGAGGTCCAGAGCTCGCCTGAGTTCCAGGAACTGCGCAAGCGCCAGCGAAGCTTTATTTTCCCCATGGCCGTGGTTTTCCTGGTCTGGTATTTCGCGTACGTCCTTCTGGCGGACTACGCCCACGAATTCATGTCCACCCCGGTGATCGGCAACATCAACGTCGGCCTGATCCTGGGCCTGCTGCAGTTCGTCAGCACATTCGGTATCACCATGGCGTACGTCAGTTACGCCAACCGCAAGATGGATCCCATTGCGGCGGATCTCCGGCGCGACCTTGAGGCCCATGGAGTAAGCCGTCCGGAGGAGACCAAGTGA
- a CDS encoding solute symporter family protein produces MIIFGVFVAVTLVVVLRASRNNKTAADYYAAGRSFTGPQNGTAIAGDYLSAASFLGIVGAIAVNGYDGFLYSIGFLVAWLVALLLVAEMLRNTGKFTMADVLSFRLKQRPVRIAAAITTLAVCFFYLLAQMAGAGGLVSLLMGIDSKIGQSLVITVVGALMIIYVLIGGMKGTTWVQIIKAFLLIAGAAIMTVWVLAMHNFNLSDLLGAAVETTGNPAILDPGLQYGKSDTSKLDFVSLGLALVLGTAALPHVLMRFYTVPTAKEARRSVVWAIWLIGIFYLFTLVLGYGAAALIGSEAIKGAPGGVNSAAPLLAFALGGPVLLGLISAVAFATILAVVAGLTITAAASFAHDIYANVIRKGQVDADGEVKVARTTVVVIGIISILGGIGAQGQNVAFLVALAFAVAASANLPTIVYSLYWRKFSTQGALWSMYGGLGSAIVLIAFSPVVSGAETSMIAGADFDWFPLNNPGIVSIPLAFFLGWLGTVLDKNTESAIKQAEMEVRSLTGVGAEKAVDH; encoded by the coding sequence ATGATCATCTTCGGCGTCTTCGTGGCCGTCACCCTCGTGGTGGTGCTGCGCGCGAGCCGCAACAATAAGACAGCGGCCGACTACTACGCCGCCGGCCGGTCCTTTACCGGGCCGCAGAACGGCACCGCCATTGCCGGCGATTACCTGTCCGCGGCCTCGTTCCTCGGCATCGTCGGGGCCATTGCAGTCAACGGCTATGACGGCTTCCTGTACTCCATCGGCTTCCTTGTCGCCTGGCTGGTGGCCCTGCTGCTGGTTGCTGAAATGCTCCGCAATACCGGCAAGTTCACCATGGCCGATGTGCTCTCCTTCCGGCTCAAGCAGCGCCCGGTCCGGATTGCGGCAGCCATCACCACCCTGGCCGTCTGCTTCTTCTACCTCCTGGCGCAGATGGCCGGCGCAGGCGGACTGGTCTCCCTGCTGATGGGCATCGACAGCAAGATCGGGCAGTCCCTGGTGATTACCGTCGTCGGCGCCCTGATGATCATTTACGTATTGATCGGCGGCATGAAGGGCACCACCTGGGTGCAGATCATCAAGGCCTTCCTGCTGATTGCCGGCGCGGCCATCATGACCGTCTGGGTCCTGGCCATGCACAACTTCAATCTCTCCGACCTGCTGGGGGCAGCGGTCGAAACCACCGGCAACCCCGCCATCCTGGATCCGGGGCTGCAGTACGGCAAGTCGGATACCTCCAAGCTGGACTTCGTCTCCCTCGGACTGGCACTGGTACTGGGCACCGCCGCCCTGCCGCACGTGCTGATGCGCTTCTACACGGTGCCCACCGCCAAGGAAGCCCGGCGCTCCGTTGTATGGGCCATCTGGCTGATCGGCATCTTCTACCTGTTCACCCTGGTCCTGGGCTACGGCGCTGCGGCGCTGATCGGCTCGGAGGCCATCAAGGGCGCTCCCGGCGGCGTGAACTCGGCAGCACCCCTGCTGGCGTTTGCGCTGGGCGGACCGGTGCTGCTGGGACTCATCTCCGCCGTCGCCTTCGCCACCATCCTGGCGGTGGTTGCTGGCCTGACCATCACCGCAGCGGCCTCCTTCGCCCACGACATCTACGCCAATGTCATCCGCAAGGGACAGGTGGACGCAGACGGAGAGGTCAAGGTAGCCCGAACCACTGTGGTGGTAATCGGCATCATCTCGATCCTGGGCGGTATCGGCGCGCAGGGGCAGAACGTAGCCTTCCTGGTGGCCCTGGCCTTCGCAGTGGCGGCCAGCGCCAACCTGCCGACCATCGTCTACTCGCTCTACTGGCGGAAGTTCTCCACCCAGGGTGCGCTGTGGAGCATGTACGGCGGCCTCGGATCCGCGATTGTGCTCATTGCGTTCTCGCCGGTTGTCTCCGGTGCGGAAACTTCAATGATCGCCGGCGCGGACTTCGACTGGTTCCCGCTGAACAACCCGGGAATCGTGTCCATCCCGCTGGCCTTCTTCCTGGGCTGGCTGGGTACCGTGCTGGATAAGAACACCGAATCCGCCATCAAGCAGGCGGAGATGGAAGTCCGGTCCCTGACCGGCGTCGGCGCCGAGAAGGCCGTCGACCACTAA
- a CDS encoding Lrp/AsnC family transcriptional regulator, with protein sequence MQPLDTTDLRLLLALAEDSTRTAVALAAVLGLSRNTVQARLAGLERKGAFLPFERRISTAALGYPLMAFVHVHVHQPSLARITEDLAGLPEVVEAHGLTGDADILLRVVAADAEDLFRINKQILAVEGVQRCDTNLAMGELIPLRAAPLLRRGAQLPQPPSSGSERREQAPATAKAGPA encoded by the coding sequence ATGCAGCCCCTCGACACCACCGACCTACGCCTCCTCCTTGCCCTGGCGGAGGATTCAACCCGTACGGCCGTGGCCCTGGCTGCAGTCCTCGGCCTCTCCCGCAATACGGTCCAGGCCCGGCTGGCAGGATTGGAACGCAAGGGAGCGTTCCTGCCGTTTGAGCGCCGGATCAGCACGGCCGCACTCGGTTACCCCCTGATGGCGTTTGTGCATGTCCATGTCCACCAGCCGAGCCTGGCGCGGATCACCGAGGACCTGGCCGGGCTGCCCGAAGTTGTCGAAGCCCACGGCCTCACCGGAGACGCCGACATCCTGCTGCGCGTCGTAGCGGCGGACGCTGAAGACCTTTTCCGCATCAACAAGCAGATCCTCGCCGTTGAAGGCGTCCAGCGCTGCGACACCAACCTGGCGATGGGTGAACTCATTCCCCTGCGCGCCGCTCCCCTGCTGCGCCGCGGCGCTCAACTGCCGCAGCCGCCGTCGTCGGGCTCCGAACGGCGGGAGCAGGCCCCGGCAACGGCAAAGGCAGGCCCCGCCTGA
- the pdhA gene encoding pyruvate dehydrogenase (acetyl-transferring) E1 component subunit alpha, giving the protein MRIQVSLHTPVRHPENSGSSPIDPYVQLVSPDGVRTPDPLYDRWIEDIDGARLQELYIDMAVIRRIDTEATALQRQGELGLWPPLLGQEAAQIGSVRSLRSSDFVFPSYRENGVAYCRGVKVRDLMRVWRGNAGAGWDPYQVNMAPTQVIIGAQALHAAGYAMGITRDGTDDAVISYFGDGATSQGDVSEAMVFAASFNSPVVFFCSNNQWAISEPVALQAQVPIANRAPGFGIPSIRVDGNDVLAVMAATREALDRARSGNGPTFIEAVTYRMGPHTTADDPTRYRDSAELDQWRRKDPLSRLQALLASMGLFSDEFAAEAGRRADDVAAELRAACLGMPDPLPADVFAHVYSEPHSWLDRQQEQYSRYLSGFAGEENR; this is encoded by the coding sequence ATGCGTATCCAAGTGTCCCTGCATACCCCGGTGCGGCACCCGGAAAACTCCGGCAGCTCACCCATCGACCCGTACGTACAGCTCGTCAGCCCTGACGGCGTCCGCACCCCAGACCCCCTGTATGACCGCTGGATCGAGGATATCGACGGCGCCCGGCTGCAGGAGCTCTACATCGACATGGCGGTCATCCGCCGGATAGACACCGAAGCCACCGCCCTGCAGCGGCAGGGCGAGCTGGGGCTGTGGCCTCCGCTGCTCGGCCAGGAAGCCGCCCAGATCGGTTCTGTGCGGTCCCTGCGCTCCTCCGACTTCGTTTTCCCCAGCTACCGGGAGAACGGTGTGGCGTACTGCCGCGGCGTGAAGGTACGTGACCTGATGCGGGTCTGGCGCGGGAATGCCGGCGCCGGCTGGGATCCGTATCAAGTGAACATGGCGCCCACGCAGGTCATCATCGGCGCCCAGGCACTGCACGCTGCCGGTTACGCCATGGGGATCACCCGCGACGGTACCGACGACGCCGTGATCAGCTACTTCGGCGACGGCGCCACCAGCCAGGGGGACGTCAGCGAGGCAATGGTCTTTGCCGCAAGCTTCAACTCCCCGGTGGTTTTCTTCTGCTCAAACAACCAGTGGGCCATCTCCGAACCGGTGGCGCTGCAGGCACAGGTACCCATAGCCAACCGGGCCCCGGGCTTCGGCATCCCGTCGATCCGGGTGGACGGCAACGACGTACTTGCTGTGATGGCCGCAACCCGCGAGGCACTGGACCGGGCCCGCTCCGGCAACGGACCCACCTTCATTGAAGCGGTCACCTACCGGATGGGGCCGCACACCACGGCCGACGATCCCACGCGCTACCGGGACTCCGCCGAACTGGACCAGTGGCGGCGAAAGGATCCGCTGTCCCGGCTGCAGGCACTGCTGGCTTCCATGGGTCTGTTCAGCGACGAGTTTGCCGCCGAAGCGGGCCGCCGGGCCGACGATGTGGCCGCCGAACTGCGTGCCGCGTGCCTCGGGATGCCGGATCCGCTGCCCGCGGATGTTTTTGCCCATGTCTATTCCGAGCCCCACTCCTGGCTGGACCGCCAGCAGGAGCAGTACTCGCGCTATCTCAGCGGTTTCGCTGGCGAGGAGAACCGCTAA
- a CDS encoding alpha-ketoacid dehydrogenase subunit beta has protein sequence MTSMTFGRAINAGLRRAMEQDPRVLIMGEDVGKLGGVFRITDGLQKDFGPLRVVDTPLAESGIMGTAVGLAFRGYRPVVEIQFDGFIYPAFDQIVSQVAKMHYRTRGAVKLPLTIRVPFGGGIGSPEHHSESPEAYFTHTSGLRVISVSNPQDAYTMIQQAIASDDPVLYFEPKRRYHVKGEVDEAAAPQLPMGTARVLNEGSDVTLVAYGPLVPTARDAAVAASDEGVSVEVIDLRSLAPIDFATVEASVRKTGRLVITHEAAQSGGLGAEIAASITERCFDYLEHAPVRVTGFDIPYPASRLESHHLPDLDRILDGVDCAMDRPSSLAGVVSGSAAS, from the coding sequence ATGACCAGCATGACTTTCGGGCGGGCCATCAACGCCGGCCTGCGCCGGGCAATGGAACAGGACCCCCGCGTCCTTATTATGGGCGAGGACGTCGGCAAACTCGGCGGTGTCTTCCGGATCACGGACGGCCTGCAGAAGGACTTCGGTCCGCTGCGGGTAGTGGACACCCCGCTCGCCGAATCCGGGATCATGGGCACGGCCGTGGGGCTGGCGTTCCGCGGCTACCGCCCCGTGGTGGAGATCCAGTTCGACGGCTTCATCTACCCGGCGTTCGACCAGATTGTTTCCCAGGTGGCGAAGATGCACTACCGGACCCGCGGAGCAGTGAAGCTGCCGCTGACCATCCGGGTGCCGTTCGGCGGCGGCATCGGATCACCCGAACACCATTCCGAATCACCGGAGGCGTATTTCACCCATACCTCCGGACTGCGCGTCATCAGCGTGTCCAACCCGCAGGACGCCTACACGATGATCCAGCAGGCCATCGCTTCCGACGACCCGGTGCTCTACTTCGAGCCGAAACGGCGTTACCACGTCAAGGGTGAGGTGGACGAAGCAGCGGCGCCGCAGCTGCCCATGGGCACCGCGCGGGTCCTGAACGAGGGCAGCGACGTGACACTGGTGGCCTACGGACCGCTTGTCCCCACCGCACGTGACGCCGCCGTGGCGGCCTCGGACGAGGGCGTCTCCGTGGAAGTCATCGACCTGCGTTCGCTCGCGCCGATCGACTTCGCCACAGTGGAGGCCTCCGTGCGCAAGACCGGGCGGTTGGTGATCACGCATGAGGCCGCCCAGTCCGGCGGCCTGGGCGCGGAAATCGCGGCAAGCATCACCGAGCGGTGCTTCGACTACCTCGAGCATGCGCCCGTGCGGGTCACCGGCTTTGACATCCCCTACCCTGCCTCCCGACTCGAGTCCCACCACCTGCCGGACCTCGACCGCATCCTCGACGGAGTGGACTGCGCCATGGACCGGCCCAGTTCCCTGGCCGGCGTCGTTTCCGGATCGGCGGCGAGCTGA